The Mesorhizobium sp. B1-1-8 genome contains a region encoding:
- a CDS encoding DUF2312 domain-containing protein yields MADDITETSQTVAAGQLRAFIERIERLEEEKKTISDDIKDVFAEAKGTGFDTKAIRTIIRLRKKDQAERQEEESILDLYKAALGMV; encoded by the coding sequence ATGGCCGACGACATCACCGAGACCAGCCAGACTGTAGCCGCCGGCCAGCTGCGCGCCTTCATCGAGCGCATCGAGCGGCTCGAGGAAGAGAAGAAGACGATTTCCGACGACATCAAGGACGTCTTCGCCGAGGCTAAGGGCACCGGCTTCGACACCAAGGCGATACGCACGATCATCCGCCTGCGCAAGAAGGACCAGGCCGAGCGCCAGGAGGAAGAGTCCATCCTCGACCTCTACAAAGCCGCGCTCGGCATGGTCTAA
- a CDS encoding BrnA antitoxin family protein, producing MSRKDLNQDQRDQLAKLTDLPDDQIDTLDIPEAPAENWAYARRGEFYRPLKQPVTIRLDADVLDWFREHVKKGGGYQTEINRVLRHYVTEQERRRS from the coding sequence ATGAGCAGGAAGGACCTTAATCAGGATCAACGTGATCAACTGGCTAAGCTGACCGATCTGCCTGACGATCAGATCGATACTTTGGATATTCCGGAAGCGCCGGCGGAGAACTGGGCCTACGCTCGCCGGGGAGAGTTCTATCGCCCCCTCAAACAGCCCGTCACTATTCGTCTTGATGCTGACGTGCTCGATTGGTTCAGAGAGCATGTAAAGAAGGGCGGTGGCTATCAAACAGAAATCAACCGGGTGCTCCGCCACTATGTGACGGAGCAGGAGAGACGTCGATCCTAG
- a CDS encoding YmdB family metallophosphoesterase produces the protein MRLLFLGDMVGKTGRTAVWEQLPGLIADFKLDFVIVNGENAAGGFGITEEIFRETLSAGADVVTTGNHVWDQRDALIFAPREERFLRPSNFPKGTPGRGSGVYIARNGARVLVANIMGRVFMHPELDDPFQAGERELSACPLGEQADAAVIDFHAEATSEKMCFAHFVDGRASLVVGTHTHQPTADHQILNGGTAYISDAGMCGDYDSSLGMDKEEPLNRFLSKVPKGRFEASTGPATLCGVGVEISDRSGLAEKIAPFRRGPRLEETAPSFWS, from the coding sequence ATGAGACTTCTCTTCCTCGGCGACATGGTCGGCAAGACAGGACGGACGGCGGTGTGGGAACAACTGCCTGGCCTGATTGCCGACTTCAAGCTCGACTTCGTCATCGTCAACGGTGAGAACGCCGCCGGCGGCTTCGGCATCACCGAGGAGATCTTTCGCGAGACGCTTTCGGCGGGCGCCGACGTCGTCACCACCGGCAACCATGTCTGGGACCAGCGCGACGCCTTGATCTTCGCGCCGCGCGAGGAACGCTTCCTGCGCCCCTCCAATTTCCCCAAGGGCACGCCAGGCCGCGGCTCCGGCGTCTACATCGCCAGGAACGGCGCGCGGGTGCTGGTTGCCAACATCATGGGCCGCGTCTTCATGCATCCCGAGCTCGACGATCCGTTCCAGGCCGGCGAGCGCGAGCTTTCGGCCTGCCCGCTCGGCGAACAGGCCGATGCGGCGGTGATCGATTTTCATGCCGAGGCGACCTCGGAAAAAATGTGCTTCGCGCATTTCGTCGACGGCCGCGCCAGTCTGGTCGTCGGCACCCACACCCACCAGCCGACCGCCGACCACCAGATCCTCAATGGCGGCACCGCCTACATTTCCGATGCCGGCATGTGCGGCGACTATGATTCCTCGCTCGGCATGGACAAGGAAGAACCGCTCAACCGCTTCCTGTCGAAAGTACCGAAGGGCCGCTTCGAGGCGTCGACAGGGCCGGCGACTTTATGCGGCGTCGGCGTCGAGATTTCCGACCGCAGCGGGCTGGCCGAGAAGATCGCGCCGTTTCGTCGCGGGCCGCGGCTGGAGGAAACGGCGCCATCCTTCTGGTCGTGA
- a CDS encoding VOC family protein yields the protein MKVIPFLMFEGRAEEAMILYCETIPESRVVDVTRYGAGEDGPEGTVKLARASIGGTEVMIFNSPVHHAFTFTPSFSLFIDCSSEEELQRIVDVLSRDGGFLMPTGDYGFSRRFAWLNDRFGVSWQINLP from the coding sequence GTGAAAGTAATCCCCTTCCTGATGTTCGAAGGCAGGGCCGAGGAGGCCATGATCCTCTATTGCGAGACCATCCCGGAGAGCCGCGTTGTCGACGTTACGCGCTACGGTGCGGGCGAAGACGGGCCCGAAGGGACGGTCAAGCTGGCTCGCGCCTCGATCGGCGGCACGGAGGTGATGATCTTCAACAGTCCGGTGCACCACGCCTTCACCTTCACGCCGTCGTTCTCGCTCTTCATCGACTGTTCCTCCGAAGAGGAACTGCAGCGCATCGTCGACGTCCTTTCCAGGGACGGGGGATTTCTGATGCCGACCGGAGATTACGGTTTTAGCCGCCGCTTCGCCTGGCTCAACGACAGGTTCGGGGTCTCCTGGCAGATCAATTTGCCCTGA
- a CDS encoding ABC transporter permease: MASLRMVLTKPWIWSFIGALFVWLATIAFTGGYGAGGMVTAALSLAVFTVIVGVGQMFVITLGPGNVDLSLPANIGLASAVAMKVMGGSDSMIVVGLLAALACGAAIGAINYLLIWALRIPPIIATLSASFIIQSVDISYGRGLQIKPPPGFADFTNWQILGIPVLAMLTMVFTIGAALALRRMIYGRSVLAIGQNIRAAWLAGVDVGRIRFLTYTLSGTLGGLDGALLAGYFRGANVDIGNEYLLASIAVVVIGGTSVAGGKANVPGVWGAGLFLVLLLTMLNTFGVSAGVRLVLTGLIIVGVITAAGGEKAVR, translated from the coding sequence ATGGCCTCGCTGCGCATGGTGCTCACAAAGCCCTGGATCTGGTCGTTCATCGGCGCGCTTTTCGTGTGGCTGGCGACCATCGCCTTCACCGGCGGTTACGGCGCCGGCGGCATGGTCACCGCCGCGCTGTCGCTCGCCGTCTTCACTGTCATCGTCGGCGTCGGCCAGATGTTCGTCATCACACTCGGGCCCGGCAATGTCGACCTGTCGCTGCCGGCCAATATCGGGCTCGCCAGCGCGGTGGCTATGAAAGTAATGGGCGGCAGCGATTCCATGATAGTCGTCGGGCTGCTCGCCGCGCTCGCCTGCGGCGCGGCGATCGGCGCCATCAACTACCTGCTGATCTGGGCGCTCAGGATCCCGCCGATCATCGCGACGCTCTCGGCAAGCTTCATCATCCAGTCGGTCGACATCAGCTACGGCCGCGGCCTGCAAATCAAGCCGCCGCCGGGCTTCGCCGATTTCACCAACTGGCAAATCCTCGGCATTCCGGTGCTGGCGATGCTGACGATGGTCTTCACCATCGGCGCGGCGCTCGCCTTGCGGCGCATGATCTACGGCCGCTCGGTCCTGGCGATCGGCCAGAACATCCGCGCCGCCTGGCTGGCCGGCGTCGATGTCGGCCGCATCCGCTTCCTCACCTACACGTTGTCCGGCACGCTCGGCGGCCTGGATGGGGCGCTGCTCGCCGGCTATTTCCGCGGCGCCAATGTCGATATCGGCAACGAATACCTGCTTGCGTCGATCGCCGTCGTGGTCATCGGCGGCACCTCGGTCGCCGGCGGCAAGGCCAATGTGCCGGGCGTGTGGGGCGCCGGCCTGTTCCTTGTGCTGCTACTCACCATGCTCAACACATTCGGCGTCAGCGCCGGGGTGAGGCTGGTGCTGACGGGGCTGATCATTGTCGGGGTGATTACGGCGGCGGGCGGGGAGAAGGCGGTGCGGTGA
- a CDS encoding GNAT family N-acetyltransferase, which yields MSEITVRPLAQSDHADWRRLWTAYLTFYETKLPDDVYDVTWKRLFTEGEFEPKGYIATLDGKAVGLTHYLYHRSCWSQLNNCYLQDLFADPEVRGKGVGAALIEAVKHEAGKIGVRNVYWMTHETNATARKLYDHVARRTGFIEYDLL from the coding sequence ATGTCCGAAATCACCGTCCGTCCCTTGGCGCAATCCGACCACGCCGACTGGCGTCGCCTTTGGACCGCCTATCTCACCTTCTACGAGACGAAATTGCCTGATGATGTCTACGACGTCACCTGGAAGCGGCTATTCACCGAAGGCGAGTTCGAGCCGAAAGGTTATATCGCCACGCTCGACGGCAAGGCCGTTGGCCTGACCCACTATCTCTACCATCGCTCCTGCTGGTCGCAGTTGAACAATTGCTACCTGCAGGATCTGTTCGCCGATCCGGAGGTACGTGGCAAGGGCGTGGGCGCCGCCCTGATTGAAGCCGTCAAGCACGAGGCCGGCAAGATCGGCGTCAGGAACGTCTACTGGATGACACACGAGACCAACGCCACGGCGCGCAAGCTCTACGACCACGTGGCAAGGCGGACAGGGTTCATCGAGTATGATCTGCTCTGA
- a CDS encoding helix-turn-helix domain-containing protein encodes MSRKHMTKHAKAESDWARLRSMSDAEAESGALADKDNPPMSGDRINVAPVARVKVIRRALHLTQEEFSVRYLIPLGTLRDWEQGRTEPDQAAQAYLRVIVKEPETVSRALGPRDAA; translated from the coding sequence ATGAGCAGAAAGCATATGACGAAGCACGCCAAGGCTGAAAGCGATTGGGCGCGTCTGCGCAGCATGAGTGATGCGGAGGCAGAGTCCGGCGCCTTGGCCGACAAAGACAATCCGCCCATGAGCGGAGATCGAATAAACGTAGCGCCTGTCGCGCGCGTCAAGGTGATCCGCAGGGCCCTGCATCTTACCCAGGAGGAGTTTTCCGTCCGCTATCTCATTCCGCTCGGCACGTTGAGGGACTGGGAGCAAGGCAGGACTGAGCCGGATCAGGCGGCGCAGGCCTACCTGCGCGTCATCGTCAAGGAACCGGAGACGGTCTCGCGGGCGCTTGGTCCGCGCGACGCTGCATGA
- a CDS encoding ABC transporter permease — MTAIAPGTTPRSSPRGNAARARMLRSLLPALSLALVLIAIAWLNPRAISYFGFTLMLNLAIPIALATIAQMFVIAGNELDLSIGTFVGFVGCVTATWLREAPLLGIVVLVGSIGIYALLGALIHLRNLPSIVVTLGMSFVWQGLAILILPKPGGKAPDWLLSIMAFKPPYIPFPILAALLIAAIVHFGLMRTSYGVILRGSGGNAAALRRAGWSLLKTKIVLFALTGLFGVLSGMALIGITTSADANIGNGYTLLSIAGVILGGGEFVGGRVSPIGAVIGALTLALAASPLLTFMHIPPDWQVAANGAILIIVLAARVLISRRER, encoded by the coding sequence ATGACGGCGATCGCCCCGGGTACAACTCCCAGATCCTCGCCGCGCGGCAATGCTGCGCGGGCGCGCATGCTGCGCAGCCTGTTGCCGGCGCTGTCGCTGGCGCTGGTGCTGATCGCCATCGCCTGGCTCAACCCGCGCGCGATCAGCTATTTCGGCTTCACACTGATGCTCAATTTGGCGATCCCGATCGCCTTGGCGACGATCGCGCAAATGTTCGTCATCGCCGGCAACGAGCTCGACCTCTCGATCGGCACCTTTGTCGGCTTTGTCGGCTGCGTCACCGCGACCTGGCTGCGGGAGGCGCCGCTGCTCGGCATCGTCGTGCTTGTGGGATCGATCGGCATTTACGCGCTGCTCGGCGCGCTGATCCATCTGCGCAATTTGCCGTCGATCGTGGTGACGCTCGGCATGAGCTTCGTCTGGCAGGGCCTTGCCATCCTCATCCTGCCCAAGCCTGGCGGCAAGGCGCCGGACTGGCTGCTTTCGATCATGGCGTTCAAGCCGCCCTACATCCCGTTCCCGATCCTCGCCGCGCTGCTGATCGCCGCGATCGTGCATTTCGGCCTGATGCGCACCTCCTACGGCGTCATCCTGCGCGGCTCCGGCGGTAACGCGGCGGCGCTGCGGCGCGCCGGCTGGTCTCTGCTCAAGACCAAGATCGTGCTGTTCGCGCTGACCGGCCTGTTCGGCGTGCTTTCCGGCATGGCGCTGATCGGCATCACCACTTCGGCCGACGCCAATATCGGCAACGGTTACACGCTGCTGTCGATAGCCGGCGTCATTCTGGGCGGCGGCGAATTCGTCGGCGGCCGGGTGTCGCCGATCGGCGCGGTCATCGGCGCGCTGACGCTGGCGCTTGCCGCCTCGCCGCTCTTGACCTTCATGCACATTCCGCCCGACTGGCAGGTGGCGGCCAACGGCGCCATCCTGATCATCGTGCTGGCGGCCAGGGTGCTGATCAGCCGCAGGGAGAGGTGA
- a CDS encoding BrnT family toxin translates to MHYEEERFIGIGMINGVVLTVVYTERGDRIRLISARKATRHEQKAYDEARQG, encoded by the coding sequence ATGCACTATGAGGAAGAGCGCTTCATTGGTATTGGTATGATCAATGGCGTGGTCTTGACGGTGGTCTATACCGAACGTGGCGACCGAATAAGACTGATCTCCGCCAGAAAGGCGACACGCCATGAGCAGAAAGCATATGACGAAGCACGCCAAGGCTGA
- a CDS encoding arsenate reductase ArsC, whose protein sequence is MSDQVYNVLFLCNANSARSIMAEAILNKLGAGRFKGYSAGSRPKGTVHPRAIQLLENMGHDTSFARSKNWNEFSGPDAPEMNFVFTLCDTTANESCPVWPGHPMTALWAVPDPSKAGGTEAEQHFAFAEAYRMVGNRIALFINLPMVSLDKLTLQRHLEEIGRDEARPN, encoded by the coding sequence ATGAGCGATCAAGTCTACAACGTTCTCTTTCTCTGCAATGCCAACTCGGCCCGCTCGATCATGGCCGAAGCCATACTTAACAAGCTCGGGGCTGGCCGTTTCAAGGGCTATTCCGCCGGCTCGCGACCGAAGGGCACCGTCCACCCCCGTGCGATTCAGTTGCTGGAGAACATGGGCCACGACACCTCGTTTGCCCGGTCGAAGAACTGGAACGAATTTTCAGGGCCGGACGCGCCGGAGATGAACTTCGTCTTCACGCTCTGCGACACTACGGCGAATGAAAGTTGTCCGGTCTGGCCAGGCCATCCGATGACCGCGCTTTGGGCTGTCCCCGATCCCTCCAAGGCCGGCGGCACCGAAGCCGAGCAGCATTTCGCTTTCGCCGAGGCCTACCGCATGGTCGGCAACCGCATCGCGCTGTTTATAAATCTGCCGATGGTGTCGCTCGACAAGCTGACGCTGCAGCGACATCTCGAAGAAATTGGCCGCGACGAAGCAAGGCCAAACTGA
- a CDS encoding TerC family protein codes for MQLVEFLAPHFAFVSDPTAWIALLTLVVLEIVLGIDNLIFISILTNKLPQAQRARARRLGISAALVMRLVLLATISVIVQLTTPVFTALGHGFSWRDLILIAGGLFLVWKATKEIHHTVDPVDHQDSMLGETLQISLAGAIFQILLLDLVFSIDSIITAVGMTDEIAIMYIAVIVAVSVMMLAAGPLADFIARNPSIVMLALGFLLMIGMTLIADGMGYHVPKGYIYAAMGFSALVEGLNMLARRRKKQRSGGGQ; via the coding sequence ATGCAGCTTGTCGAATTCCTGGCACCGCACTTTGCCTTCGTTTCCGATCCGACCGCGTGGATCGCGCTGCTGACGCTGGTGGTGCTGGAGATCGTGCTCGGCATCGACAATCTGATCTTCATCTCGATCCTCACCAACAAGCTGCCGCAAGCCCAGCGGGCCCGGGCCCGGCGGCTCGGCATCTCGGCGGCGCTGGTGATGCGGCTGGTGCTGCTTGCCACCATCTCGGTCATCGTCCAGCTGACGACGCCGGTGTTCACCGCCTTAGGCCACGGTTTTTCCTGGCGCGACCTGATCCTGATCGCCGGCGGCCTGTTTCTTGTCTGGAAGGCGACCAAGGAAATCCACCACACGGTCGACCCCGTCGACCATCAGGATTCCATGCTCGGCGAGACGCTGCAGATCTCGCTTGCCGGGGCGATTTTTCAGATCCTGCTGCTCGATCTCGTCTTCTCGATCGATTCCATCATCACCGCCGTCGGCATGACGGACGAGATCGCCATCATGTACATCGCGGTGATCGTGGCGGTGAGCGTGATGATGCTGGCGGCCGGGCCACTCGCCGACTTCATCGCCAGGAACCCCAGCATCGTCATGCTGGCGCTGGGCTTCCTGTTGATGATCGGCATGACGCTGATCGCCGACGGCATGGGCTACCATGTGCCCAAGGGCTACATCTACGCCGCCATGGGTTTTTCGGCGCTGGTCGAAGGGCTCAACATGCTGGCGCGGCGGCGCAAGAAGCAAAGGTCCGGCGGCGGGCAATAA
- a CDS encoding BrnT family toxin: MGVAFDLAQKVFDEPLHLIVPDRFEDGEQRWHAIGMVGTQVILLVVHTYPTVADEERVRIVGARKAAPYGRKCYEQEGP, translated from the coding sequence ATGGGTGTCGCCTTTGACCTCGCGCAGAAGGTTTTTGACGAGCCGCTTCATCTGATTGTGCCCGATCGTTTCGAAGACGGGGAACAGCGATGGCATGCGATCGGTATGGTCGGAACCCAGGTGATCCTGCTCGTTGTTCACACGTATCCGACCGTGGCAGACGAAGAGCGTGTTAGAATTGTCGGCGCTCGCAAAGCCGCGCCGTATGGAAGGAAGTGCTATGAGCAGGAAGGACCTTAA
- a CDS encoding SRPBCC family protein, with translation MELKEAPTAETAMLIRRPVADVFEAIVDPAITTKFWFTHSSGRLDSGKPVQWEWRMYGVSTDVEVSEIVPNEKIVMRWSDPPTTVAWTFTAMPDNATFLEVRNFGFAGTGDEQAKHAVESTGGFTLVLAGAKAWLEQGLTLGLIGDRHPKGL, from the coding sequence GTGGAACTCAAAGAAGCTCCCACCGCCGAAACGGCCATGCTGATCCGCCGGCCGGTCGCCGACGTCTTCGAAGCCATCGTCGATCCGGCAATCACGACGAAATTCTGGTTCACCCATTCCAGCGGCAGGCTGGATAGCGGCAAGCCGGTTCAGTGGGAATGGCGCATGTATGGCGTCTCGACTGACGTCGAGGTCAGCGAGATCGTCCCCAACGAAAAGATCGTCATGCGCTGGAGCGATCCGCCGACCACGGTCGCCTGGACATTCACCGCAATGCCGGACAACGCGACCTTCCTCGAAGTCCGCAATTTCGGCTTCGCCGGCACTGGCGACGAACAGGCCAAGCATGCGGTCGAATCGACCGGCGGCTTCACGCTGGTGCTCGCCGGCGCCAAGGCCTGGCTGGAGCAAGGTCTGACGCTCGGCCTGATTGGCGACCGCCATCCGAAGGGCTTGTAG
- a CDS encoding 5-formyltetrahydrofolate cyclo-ligase, whose product MTTSSKDLKKQLRKEALARRDALDEFWRVEIALEMAETAKDHIAIEPGQVVSGFWPMRSEVDVRPLMFALREKGARLCLPAILDKTTIVFRELVRGAQMVEMGFGTVGPHEEAEVLDPSLMLVPLAAFDARGHRIGYGAGYYDRAIGKLVDKGLTPRLIGIAFDCQEVQQVPNEDHDVVIAEILTESGLRRFAA is encoded by the coding sequence ATGACGACCTCATCAAAAGACCTGAAGAAACAGTTGCGCAAGGAAGCCTTGGCGCGGCGGGACGCGCTCGACGAATTCTGGCGGGTGGAAATCGCGCTCGAAATGGCCGAGACCGCTAAGGACCATATCGCCATCGAGCCCGGCCAGGTCGTCTCCGGCTTCTGGCCGATGCGCTCCGAGGTCGATGTGCGGCCATTGATGTTTGCGCTGCGCGAAAAGGGCGCACGCCTTTGCCTGCCGGCGATCCTCGACAAGACCACCATCGTCTTTCGCGAACTTGTGCGCGGCGCGCAGATGGTCGAGATGGGCTTCGGCACCGTCGGCCCGCATGAGGAGGCCGAGGTGCTCGACCCCTCTCTCATGCTGGTGCCGCTTGCCGCCTTCGACGCGCGCGGCCACCGCATCGGCTACGGCGCCGGCTATTACGACCGCGCCATCGGCAAGCTCGTCGACAAGGGGCTGACGCCCAGGCTGATCGGCATCGCCTTCGACTGCCAGGAAGTGCAGCAGGTGCCGAACGAAGACCATGACGTGGTCATCGCGGAAATACTCACCGAGAGCGGGTTGCGCCGGTTCGCCGCTTGA
- a CDS encoding IS481 family transposase: protein MGQVLHGRATTTEAIRRAIQNSQESLRKLSKRYGIDPKTVAKWKGRTSVADLPTGPKAPKSTVLSIEEEAVIVAFRRHTLLPLDDCLYALQPTIPNLTRSSLHRCLQRHGISRLPEVEGDKQPKKKFKAYPIGYFHIDIAEVQTAEGKLYLFVAIDRTCKFTYVELHTRATKMIAAEFLRHLIQAVPYQIHTILTDNGVQFKNREQDRTAMEHIFGRTCRDNGTEHRTTKVKHPWTNGQVERMNRTIKDATVKRFHYDDHDQLRQHLNDFVAAYNFGRRLKTLKGITPFEFICNVWKKEPERFRLDPIHQMQGLNT, encoded by the coding sequence ATGGGCCAGGTTCTGCATGGGCGCGCCACGACGACAGAGGCAATCCGTCGAGCAATACAAAATAGTCAAGAGAGCCTGAGGAAGCTGTCCAAGCGCTACGGGATCGATCCGAAGACGGTTGCCAAATGGAAGGGGCGAACTTCGGTCGCTGATCTGCCGACTGGTCCCAAAGCCCCGAAGTCGACGGTGCTGTCGATCGAGGAAGAGGCTGTCATCGTCGCTTTCCGCCGGCATACGCTGTTGCCCCTGGATGATTGTCTCTATGCGCTGCAGCCAACGATCCCGAACCTGACGCGCTCGTCATTGCATCGCTGTCTGCAGCGTCATGGCATTTCGAGATTGCCCGAGGTTGAAGGCGACAAGCAGCCCAAGAAGAAGTTCAAGGCCTATCCGATTGGCTATTTCCACATCGACATCGCCGAGGTGCAGACCGCCGAGGGCAAGCTATATCTCTTCGTGGCCATCGACCGAACCTGCAAGTTCACCTACGTCGAACTCCACACGCGGGCCACAAAAATGATCGCGGCCGAGTTCCTGCGCCACCTCATCCAGGCAGTTCCCTACCAGATCCACACGATCCTCACCGACAACGGCGTCCAGTTCAAAAACCGCGAGCAGGACCGCACCGCCATGGAGCACATCTTCGGGCGCACCTGCCGCGACAACGGCACCGAGCATCGTACCACCAAGGTGAAGCATCCCTGGACCAACGGCCAGGTCGAGCGAATGAACCGCACCATCAAGGACGCGACCGTCAAGCGCTTCCACTACGACGATCACGACCAATTGCGACAGCACCTCAACGACTTCGTCGCAGCCTACAATTTCGGCCGGCGACTGAAGACCCTCAAGGGCATCACTCCCTTCGAGTTCATCTGCAATGTCTGGAAAAAAGAGCCTGAGCGGTTCAGACTCGATCCAATCCATCAAATGCAGGGACTAAACACCTAG
- the msrB gene encoding peptide-methionine (R)-S-oxide reductase MsrB, giving the protein MDTHAYPVTRTDAEWRARLTPEQYAVMRGHGTERPGSCALLHEKRAGTFSCVGCDQPLFESKLKFESGTGWPSFNDPVPGSVETTVDRSYGMVRTECHCSRCGSHLGHVFDDGPPPTGLRYCINGVALKFEPAA; this is encoded by the coding sequence ATGGACACCCACGCCTATCCCGTCACACGCACCGATGCCGAGTGGCGCGCCCGGCTGACGCCTGAGCAGTACGCCGTCATGCGCGGTCACGGAACCGAGCGCCCCGGCAGCTGCGCCCTGCTCCACGAGAAGCGCGCCGGCACCTTTTCCTGCGTCGGCTGCGACCAGCCGCTGTTCGAATCCAAGCTGAAGTTCGAGAGCGGCACCGGCTGGCCGAGCTTCAACGATCCGGTGCCGGGCTCGGTCGAAACCACGGTCGACCGCAGCTACGGCATGGTCCGCACCGAATGTCATTGCTCGCGCTGCGGCAGCCACCTCGGCCATGTCTTCGACGACGGCCCGCCGCCGACCGGCCTGCGCTACTGCATCAATGGCGTGGCGCTGAAATTCGAGCCGGCTGCCTGA